The following nucleotide sequence is from Chromobacterium rhizoryzae.
GAATGACCATGTTTGAAAAACTGCTCGCCTTCTCCCGCCACAACAAGATGGCGATGCTGGCGCTGATGGACGCGCTGCTGCTGCCGCTGGCGCTGTGGAGCGCGGTCTTCCTGCGCCTGGGCGGATACTGGGATCCCAAGCTCAACCCGCATTTGTGGATCTTCATTGTGCCGCCGCTGTGGGCCATCCCCATCTTCATCAAGCTGGGCCTGTACCGCGCGGTGCTCAAATATCTGGACGACAAGATCATCCTGACCGTGTTCTCCGGCGTGACCTTGTCGGTGCTGGTGTTGCAGGCGGTGCTGCAGATGGCTCACATCTGGGCGATGCCGCGCACCTCGGTGATCATCTTCTGGGTGTTCGCCATGGCCTATATCGGCGGCAGCCGCTTTCTGCTGCGCGGCCTGGTGCGCCGCATCGACGCGGTGGACGCGCCGCGCGAGCACGTGATCATCTACGGCGCCGGCCATGCCGGCGTGCAACTGATGCTGGCCCTGCAGGCCGGCCGCGAATATCGGCCAATGGCCTTCGTCGACGACAGCCCCGAACTGCATCGCCGCACCTTCCGCGGCGTGGCGGTGCATCCGCCGCGGGATCTGCCGCAGCTGGTCAAGGACCTGGAGGCTAAATGCATTCTCTTGGCGATGCCCTCGGTCAGCCGCAGCCGCCAGCGCGAGATACTGGAAACTCTGGAACTGCTGCGGGTGCCGATCAAGCGGCTGCCGGGCATGGCGGACCTGGTGTCCGGCGAGGCGCGGGTGGAGGAGCTGAAAGAGGTCGAGATCGAAGACCTGCTGGGCCGCGACCCGGTGCCGCCCAAGCCCGAACTGCTGGCGCGCAATATCCGCGGCAAGGTGGTGATGGTCACCGGCGCCGGCGGTTCCATCGGCTCGGAACTGGTGCGCCAGATCGCCAAGAACGAGCCGGCGCGTATCATCCTGTTCGAGCAGTCCGAATACGCGCTGTACGCGATAGACCAGGAACTGGGCCGCGCCGCCGCGGCGCCGGCGCGCACCCCGGTGCTGGGCTCGGTCACCGACTACCAGCGGCTGGCCCAGGTGATGCGGGCCTTCAAGGTGGACACCGTCTATCACGCCGCCGCCTACAAGCATGTGCCCATGGTGGAGCACAATCCGGTGGCCGGCATCGTCAACAATGTGTTCGGCACCGACACCACCGCGCGCGCGGCCGAGGATTGCGGCGTGGACACCTTCGTGCTGATCTCCACCGACAAGGCGGTGCGCCCCACCAATGTGATGGGCGCCACCAAGCGCATGGCGGAACTGACGCTGCAGACCCGGCACGCGCGCGGCAGCGCCACCCGCTTCGTGATGGTGCGCTTCGGCAATGTGCTGGGCAGCTCCGGATCGGTGGTGCCGCTGTTCCGCGCCCAGATCAAGGCCGGAGGACCGATCACGCTGACCCACGCCGACATCACCCGCTACTTCATGACCATTCCGGAGGCGGCGCAACTGGTGATCCAGGCCGGCGCGATGGGCGACGGCGGCGACGTGTTCGTGCTGGACATGGGGCAGCCGGTGCGCATTATCGATCTGGCGCGGCGCATGGTGCATCTGTCCGGTCTGGAGCTGAAGGACGCGGCCCGTCCCGGCGGCGACATCGAAATCCGCATCACCGGCCTGCGGCCGGGGGAAAAGCTG
It contains:
- a CDS encoding polysaccharide biosynthesis protein — encoded protein: MFEKLLAFSRHNKMAMLALMDALLLPLALWSAVFLRLGGYWDPKLNPHLWIFIVPPLWAIPIFIKLGLYRAVLKYLDDKIILTVFSGVTLSVLVLQAVLQMAHIWAMPRTSVIIFWVFAMAYIGGSRFLLRGLVRRIDAVDAPREHVIIYGAGHAGVQLMLALQAGREYRPMAFVDDSPELHRRTFRGVAVHPPRDLPQLVKDLEAKCILLAMPSVSRSRQREILETLELLRVPIKRLPGMADLVSGEARVEELKEVEIEDLLGRDPVPPKPELLARNIRGKVVMVTGAGGSIGSELVRQIAKNEPARIILFEQSEYALYAIDQELGRAAAAPARTPVLGSVTDYQRLAQVMRAFKVDTVYHAAAYKHVPMVEHNPVAGIVNNVFGTDTTARAAEDCGVDTFVLISTDKAVRPTNVMGATKRMAELTLQTRHARGSATRFVMVRFGNVLGSSGSVVPLFRAQIKAGGPITLTHADITRYFMTIPEAAQLVIQAGAMGDGGDVFVLDMGQPVRIIDLARRMVHLSGLELKDAARPGGDIEIRITGLRPGEKLYEELLIGDNVLATDHERIMRAQEYCLSDAEMRDLLASMDEACGRLDAPTAFALLQQAVREFRAADATQDWVTRANAAS